In Stieleria varia, one genomic interval encodes:
- the leuS gene encoding leucine--tRNA ligase gives MPRYNPAEIEPRWQAYWDENNTFATPEMPGTKKRYVLDMFPYPSGDGLHVGHPEGYTATDIVSRFARMRGESVLHPMGFDAFGLPAEEHAIKTGEHPRIQTQRNIDNFTRQLKMLGFSYDWDRVLATTDEDYFRWTQKIFLVLFDTWFDAESQKGRPIDELPIPAEISAAGSDAVETYKNQHRLAYQDDALVNWCQELGTVLANEEVVDGKSERGGYPVKRIPLRQWMLRITHYAERLLSGLDDLDWPTGIKKLQQDWIGRSTGAEVDFYTGPESEFDRWKAQRSELGFPEQPGDSALRVYTTRPDTLFGATYMVISPEHPLVDALTSQQQAAEVAAYREKASFKSDRERTEGDKVKTGVFTGSHAINPVNGTPIPIWVADYVLAGYGTGAIMAVPAHDERDFEFAVQFDLPVIAVVEPDADDPNRDAILAGKACFAARGRAINSGRFDGKTTDEVKTEITSWLSECGQGSEAVNYKLRDWLFSRQRFWGEPFPILHELDADGNPTGQMRGVPDSDLPVRLPDLEDFKPHGRPEPPLAKADDDWLYVTIDGKRYRRETNTMPQWAGSCWYYLRYIDPKNSDALVDPEKEKAWMPVDLYVGGAEHAVLHLLYSRFWHKVLYDRGYVSTPEPFGRLVNQGMILGEVEFTGYFDESGNPVSAKKTRKNEQGERVTADGSIVELKRVSEDDVEKKGEGFVLKSDPSIKIESRAHKMSKSRGNVVNPDVVVRDYGADALRLYEMFMGPLEATKPWAMAGVGGVRSFLDRVWRMVVDDREDEFTLQSALTDEPCDDEQNRVLNLTIKKVTEDTDAMSFNTAIARMMEFTNHFTRCEQRPKSAMRTFLILLSPYAPHLAEELWRALGGTESISLEAWPQWDEAALVQETIEVPVQVNGKVKAKIHVPPEAGKDAMMEAALADQRVQSLLEGKQIVKQIAVPGRLVNFVVK, from the coding sequence ATGCCTCGCTACAACCCCGCAGAAATCGAACCACGTTGGCAAGCCTACTGGGACGAGAACAATACTTTTGCGACACCGGAGATGCCCGGTACCAAGAAACGCTATGTGTTGGACATGTTTCCCTATCCCAGTGGCGACGGCCTCCACGTCGGGCACCCTGAAGGCTACACGGCGACGGACATCGTCTCACGGTTCGCTCGCATGCGAGGCGAAAGCGTGCTGCACCCGATGGGATTTGACGCGTTCGGTTTGCCGGCCGAGGAGCATGCGATCAAGACCGGAGAGCATCCGCGGATTCAGACGCAACGGAACATCGACAATTTCACACGCCAATTGAAGATGCTGGGTTTCAGCTATGACTGGGACCGTGTCTTGGCGACGACCGACGAAGACTACTTTCGCTGGACGCAGAAGATCTTTTTGGTGCTCTTTGATACTTGGTTCGACGCCGAATCCCAAAAAGGGCGCCCGATCGATGAATTGCCCATCCCCGCTGAAATCAGTGCGGCGGGCAGCGATGCCGTCGAAACGTACAAGAACCAGCACCGCTTGGCCTATCAAGACGACGCGTTGGTCAACTGGTGTCAAGAGCTGGGCACGGTGTTGGCCAACGAGGAAGTCGTCGATGGCAAGAGCGAGCGTGGCGGATACCCGGTCAAACGGATCCCGCTGCGACAGTGGATGTTGCGGATCACGCACTACGCCGAACGCCTGTTGAGCGGACTGGATGATTTGGATTGGCCGACCGGGATCAAGAAACTGCAGCAGGATTGGATCGGCCGCAGCACCGGAGCTGAAGTCGACTTTTATACCGGCCCGGAATCGGAGTTTGATCGCTGGAAAGCTCAACGCAGTGAGTTGGGCTTTCCCGAACAACCCGGCGACTCCGCGTTGCGTGTCTACACGACCCGGCCGGACACCTTGTTCGGCGCCACCTACATGGTGATCTCCCCCGAACACCCGCTGGTCGACGCGTTGACCAGCCAGCAACAAGCAGCGGAGGTAGCAGCGTATCGCGAAAAAGCATCGTTCAAGAGCGACCGCGAACGCACCGAGGGCGACAAGGTCAAAACGGGTGTGTTCACCGGCTCGCACGCGATCAACCCGGTCAACGGCACACCGATCCCGATCTGGGTTGCGGATTACGTATTGGCCGGGTACGGCACGGGAGCCATCATGGCGGTCCCGGCGCACGACGAACGCGACTTTGAATTCGCGGTGCAGTTTGATTTGCCCGTCATCGCCGTGGTGGAGCCGGACGCAGATGATCCCAACCGCGATGCGATCTTGGCGGGCAAAGCGTGCTTTGCCGCACGAGGCCGCGCGATCAACAGCGGCAGATTCGACGGCAAGACGACCGACGAAGTCAAAACGGAGATCACGAGTTGGTTGAGCGAATGCGGGCAAGGCAGCGAAGCGGTCAATTACAAACTGCGTGACTGGTTGTTCAGCCGCCAGCGTTTCTGGGGCGAGCCCTTTCCGATCTTGCATGAGTTGGACGCCGACGGAAATCCGACCGGTCAAATGCGTGGCGTGCCCGACAGTGATTTGCCCGTGCGTCTGCCCGACCTGGAGGATTTCAAACCGCACGGTCGACCGGAACCGCCGTTGGCTAAGGCCGACGATGACTGGTTGTACGTCACCATCGACGGTAAGCGTTACCGCCGCGAAACCAATACGATGCCACAGTGGGCCGGCTCCTGCTGGTACTACTTGCGATACATCGATCCCAAGAACTCCGACGCATTAGTGGACCCGGAGAAAGAAAAAGCGTGGATGCCGGTCGACTTGTACGTTGGTGGAGCCGAACACGCCGTGTTGCACCTGTTGTACTCGCGGTTTTGGCATAAAGTCCTGTACGACCGTGGCTACGTCAGCACACCGGAACCCTTTGGTCGATTGGTCAATCAAGGAATGATTCTCGGGGAAGTCGAATTCACCGGATATTTTGACGAGAGCGGAAACCCAGTCTCGGCCAAGAAAACGCGAAAGAACGAACAGGGTGAGCGGGTCACGGCGGATGGATCGATCGTGGAGCTCAAACGAGTCAGCGAAGACGACGTGGAAAAGAAGGGCGAAGGGTTCGTGTTGAAGTCAGACCCGTCGATCAAAATCGAGAGCCGCGCGCACAAGATGTCCAAGAGTCGTGGCAATGTTGTCAATCCAGACGTGGTCGTCCGCGACTACGGTGCCGACGCGCTGCGACTGTATGAAATGTTCATGGGACCACTGGAAGCCACCAAGCCGTGGGCGATGGCCGGTGTCGGGGGAGTACGCAGTTTTCTGGATCGCGTTTGGCGAATGGTCGTCGACGATCGCGAAGATGAGTTCACGCTGCAATCAGCGTTGACCGATGAGCCTTGCGACGATGAACAGAATCGCGTGTTGAACTTGACCATCAAGAAGGTCACCGAAGACACCGACGCGATGAGCTTTAACACCGCGATCGCTCGGATGATGGAGTTCACCAACCATTTCACACGCTGCGAACAGCGACCCAAGTCGGCGATGCGAACTTTCCTGATCCTGTTGTCGCCCTACGCACCACACTTGGCGGAGGAGCTTTGGCGTGCTTTGGGAGGAACCGAGTCGATCTCCTTGGAGGCTTGGCCGCAATGGGACGAAGCCGCATTGGTCCAGGAGACGATCGAAGTTCCGGTGCAGGTCAACGGCAAGGTGAAGGCCAAGATCCATGTCCCGCCAGAGGCCGGAAAAGACGCAATGATGGAAGCTGCCTTGGCGGACCAGCGTGTCCAGTCACTGCTGGAGGGCAAGCAGATTGTAAAACAAATCGCGGTGCCCGGTCGCTTGGTGAATTTCGTGGTCAAATAA
- a CDS encoding sensor histidine kinase: protein MITASVRHTTSTPRLIRDFPMPYSATALSSILRSPTRILAVVLLVVFVAEVGVMFVLPYIMPSFFGESGRAFLDAVMLTLICAPVLWWVIIGPLRRVAVQEHLRSETIVANASEGILTFDSNGRILSCNRACSELFSIPADAVVGSSTKRLMPGIPQSLENLPRDFRSTFQDASGQSFPIQVSISEYPSELGQLRIAIIRDLTQSEQAEQERLMMARETEALRAQQMTTLAQLATGVAHEIRNPLTSIKMLIQVNRSLFAEEGFPTDDLELVEQEIRRMERSVNSLLDFARPEKGETSKFSIQHAIHNAVKLIDGRCKSQSVTLRLHCPSDPILIWGDASQIQQLMLNLTLNSLDAMPEGGDLEIKVSASEQEVCVHVADTGTGISDSMLPKLFTPFATSKPNGVGLGLGICRQIAESHRGTLTGANGSTQGAVFQLTLPIASEGSGDGQSSPSSSADSDKSSGEESCKAC, encoded by the coding sequence TTGATCACCGCTTCCGTTCGACACACCACCAGCACACCGCGACTCATACGCGACTTTCCGATGCCCTACTCAGCGACGGCCCTCTCCTCGATCCTGCGTTCCCCAACGCGGATTTTGGCGGTCGTGCTGCTGGTGGTTTTCGTCGCGGAAGTCGGGGTGATGTTTGTACTGCCCTACATCATGCCGTCATTTTTCGGCGAGTCGGGTAGAGCATTCTTGGATGCGGTCATGCTGACTCTGATTTGCGCACCCGTCCTGTGGTGGGTCATCATCGGCCCGCTGCGACGCGTCGCCGTTCAGGAACACTTGCGAAGCGAGACCATCGTCGCCAACGCCAGCGAAGGCATCCTGACGTTTGATTCCAACGGACGTATTTTGTCGTGCAATCGAGCCTGCTCGGAATTGTTCAGCATCCCCGCGGATGCTGTGGTTGGTAGCTCCACTAAACGCTTGATGCCTGGGATTCCGCAAAGCCTGGAGAACTTGCCTCGTGATTTCAGATCAACGTTCCAGGATGCCAGTGGCCAGTCGTTTCCGATCCAAGTCTCCATCAGTGAGTACCCATCGGAGTTGGGGCAATTGCGCATCGCAATCATTCGCGACTTGACCCAGTCCGAACAAGCCGAACAGGAACGGTTGATGATGGCTCGCGAAACGGAAGCTCTACGTGCTCAGCAGATGACCACGTTGGCTCAACTCGCAACCGGCGTCGCACATGAAATCCGCAATCCGTTGACATCAATCAAGATGCTGATTCAAGTCAACCGCAGCCTATTTGCCGAGGAAGGATTCCCGACGGACGATCTGGAATTGGTCGAACAAGAGATTCGTCGGATGGAGCGATCCGTCAACAGCTTGCTCGACTTTGCCCGCCCTGAAAAAGGGGAGACAAGCAAGTTCTCGATTCAGCACGCCATACATAACGCCGTTAAACTGATTGACGGACGGTGCAAGTCGCAGAGTGTCACACTTCGGCTCCACTGCCCCAGCGATCCGATCCTGATTTGGGGAGACGCCTCGCAAATCCAGCAACTGATGTTGAATCTGACCCTCAATTCGCTCGACGCCATGCCCGAGGGAGGAGACCTGGAGATCAAGGTCTCGGCAAGCGAACAAGAAGTTTGCGTCCACGTTGCCGACACCGGAACCGGAATCAGCGACTCGATGCTGCCAAAGCTTTTTACTCCCTTTGCCACCAGCAAACCCAATGGCGTCGGTCTCGGTTTGGGAATCTGTCGTCAGATCGCGGAATCACATCGCGGAACCTTGACGGGAGCCAACGGTTCCACCCAGGGAGCTGTGTTTCAACTGACACTGCCGATCGCGTCCGAAGGCAGCGGCGATGGACAGTCGTCGCCGTCGAGTTCCGCAGACAGTGACAAATCATCCGGCGAGGAATCATGCAAAGCCTGTTAG
- a CDS encoding sulfatase-like hydrolase/transferase — MHRNTSKAFLVACLFLTLILTPAAFHRDLLCAAEADSSQRPNILWLTCEDNNVNWVGCYGNPYAETPRIDALATEGFQYMHCYSNAPVCAPSRSTWITGVHAISMGTHPMRSRNEIPHDRIRYYPDLLKEAGYFVGNEKKTDYNIGGRPDTEAWDTNKADWQELKQKQPFFMVINSTLSHESKAFGDVDHTTHSPDDVRLAKYHPDIPDIRKNYAHYHDQMKKMDAEIGASLDALEAAGLAENTIVVHNSDHGGVIARSKRFLFNSGTHCPLIIRIPEKFKHLRPGDPGSKVHDLVSFIDMTKTWLNLCGAQTPDYLQGRVFLGPDKASRDYHVSFRTRMDERCDNVRAIRDTRFLYIRNYMPYAPWGQHLNYLWNMRATQAWQEHYLAGKTDSVTGRFFGTKPPAELYDTSVDPDNVNNLVDDPKYAAEVERLSKALDAWQLEHFDSGLIPESEMLKRVEQSGKMIYDIVRDPSLYDVKAYQQAAAAALAIDPQNRAKFYQDLQHTDSGVRYWAIVGCFLLPQKADLDMEVIRKSLDDESDHVRAMAAWILYRSGDQDAAQACWNEMLRESSYASLKIFNIIDWIGNGTQPYEEAMAACQYSHGGYVDRMKEYMKISSKPPAKTKGKSKAKAN; from the coding sequence ATGCATCGAAATACATCCAAAGCATTCTTGGTTGCGTGCCTTTTTTTGACTTTGATTCTGACGCCTGCGGCATTCCATCGCGATCTTCTGTGCGCCGCAGAGGCTGACTCCTCACAACGCCCCAATATCTTGTGGCTGACCTGTGAAGACAACAACGTCAATTGGGTCGGGTGTTACGGCAACCCATACGCCGAGACGCCCCGCATCGACGCGTTGGCGACCGAGGGATTTCAGTACATGCACTGTTATTCAAACGCTCCCGTTTGTGCTCCCTCTCGTAGCACTTGGATCACCGGTGTCCACGCGATCTCGATGGGCACGCATCCGATGCGTAGCCGAAACGAGATTCCACACGATCGCATTCGATACTATCCGGACTTGCTCAAAGAAGCCGGATACTTTGTCGGCAATGAAAAGAAGACGGACTACAACATCGGAGGCCGTCCTGACACGGAGGCCTGGGACACCAACAAAGCGGATTGGCAAGAGCTGAAACAAAAGCAACCGTTCTTTATGGTCATCAACAGCACGTTGTCTCATGAGTCCAAAGCGTTCGGCGATGTTGATCATACGACGCACAGCCCCGACGACGTTCGATTGGCAAAATATCATCCGGACATTCCAGACATCCGCAAGAACTACGCCCACTACCACGACCAGATGAAAAAGATGGACGCTGAGATCGGAGCGTCACTGGATGCGTTGGAGGCCGCCGGATTGGCTGAGAACACGATTGTCGTTCACAATTCGGACCACGGTGGTGTGATCGCGCGCAGCAAGCGTTTTCTGTTCAACAGCGGAACGCATTGCCCCTTGATCATTCGCATCCCCGAAAAGTTCAAGCACTTGCGGCCGGGCGATCCTGGGAGCAAAGTTCACGATTTGGTGAGCTTCATCGACATGACCAAGACGTGGTTGAATCTATGCGGCGCGCAGACGCCGGACTACTTACAGGGACGCGTGTTCCTGGGACCAGACAAAGCGTCACGCGACTATCACGTCAGTTTCCGTACTCGAATGGACGAGCGATGTGACAACGTTCGCGCGATTCGCGACACACGTTTCTTGTACATTCGCAACTACATGCCCTATGCCCCTTGGGGACAACACCTCAACTATCTGTGGAACATGCGCGCGACGCAGGCTTGGCAAGAGCATTACTTGGCGGGCAAGACAGATTCGGTCACGGGACGCTTCTTCGGCACCAAACCACCCGCAGAACTTTATGACACGTCCGTCGATCCGGACAACGTCAACAACTTGGTCGACGATCCGAAATATGCCGCAGAAGTTGAGCGTTTGAGCAAGGCTCTGGACGCGTGGCAACTCGAACACTTTGACTCTGGGCTGATCCCCGAGAGCGAAATGCTGAAACGGGTAGAACAAAGCGGCAAGATGATCTACGACATCGTTCGCGATCCCAGCTTGTATGACGTCAAGGCGTACCAGCAAGCCGCAGCCGCCGCGTTGGCAATCGATCCGCAGAATCGTGCCAAGTTTTATCAGGATCTACAGCACACGGACTCCGGAGTTCGCTACTGGGCGATCGTCGGATGCTTTCTGTTGCCGCAGAAAGCGGATTTGGACATGGAGGTCATTCGAAAATCACTTGACGACGAGAGTGATCACGTCCGCGCGATGGCCGCATGGATTCTGTATCGCAGCGGAGACCAAGACGCCGCTCAGGCGTGTTGGAACGAGATGTTGCGTGAAAGCTCGTACGCATCGCTCAAGATCTTTAACATCATCGACTGGATCGGCAACGGGACACAGCCATACGAAGAAGCCATGGCGGCGTGCCAATACAGCCACGGCGGCTACGTCGATCGGATGAAGGAGTACATGAAGATCAGCAGCAAGCCGCCGGCAAAAACGAAGGGCAAGTCGAAAGCCAAGGCGAACTGA
- a CDS encoding enoyl-CoA hydratase/isomerase family protein has protein sequence MQNVRVKVHENVATVVLDRPESHNALNPQLVADLKQAFSDVHQEKRVGAVVLSAAGDHFCSGVDLKVFSEISQLPGHEAMAQWHTIWKELTELLEQMLRFPKPIVAAVDGKAIGAGLSLVLACDLFVMSDRATLSSNAVQRGLVGGATAALMSFRFGGAIAARMMLSDAEMSAAQADAMGLTSEVVDSSQVWVAANRWAQRCGQAPREALQATKRVLNESVGEALLTQLSAVAADSAAACTTDAANEGIRAFVEGRSANWP, from the coding sequence ATGCAGAACGTACGCGTCAAAGTCCACGAAAACGTCGCCACGGTGGTCTTGGATCGTCCAGAATCGCACAACGCGCTGAACCCGCAACTCGTGGCGGATTTGAAACAAGCGTTCTCGGATGTGCACCAGGAAAAACGTGTGGGTGCGGTCGTGCTGAGCGCCGCCGGGGACCATTTCTGCTCTGGTGTTGATCTCAAGGTTTTTTCAGAAATCTCGCAATTGCCTGGACACGAAGCGATGGCCCAGTGGCACACCATCTGGAAAGAACTGACCGAATTGCTGGAACAGATGCTGCGTTTCCCCAAACCGATCGTCGCAGCGGTCGATGGAAAGGCGATCGGCGCGGGGCTCTCGCTGGTGCTGGCTTGCGACCTATTCGTGATGAGCGACCGCGCGACCTTGAGCTCCAACGCCGTCCAAAGAGGATTGGTCGGCGGCGCGACTGCGGCCCTGATGTCGTTTCGATTCGGCGGAGCGATCGCAGCGCGCATGATGCTCAGCGATGCCGAGATGAGTGCCGCTCAAGCCGATGCGATGGGCTTGACCAGTGAGGTCGTCGACTCATCGCAAGTTTGGGTCGCGGCAAATCGGTGGGCACAGCGATGCGGCCAAGCCCCCCGGGAAGCCCTGCAAGCGACCAAACGTGTGCTCAACGAAAGTGTCGGAGAAGCCTTGTTGACGCAACTCTCGGCCGTCGCCGCCGACAGCGCCGCGGCCTGTACCACCGACGCCGCTAACGAAGGCATCCGTGCATTTGTCGAAGGCCGCTCGGCCAATTGGCCATGA
- a CDS encoding sigma-54-dependent transcriptional regulator has translation MQSLLVIDDEASILKAFERAFGSDTTTVLTASSGAEGQALFVQSKPDVVVLDLSLPDTNGIELFTRLREIDPRVPFIFITGHGTVQSAIEATKLGAYDYLFKPLELDEIRSLLEKAFNLSRMVRVQPVLSDDGQSHDALSDAIVGRCRAMKEVYKSIGRVAPQNLTVLLQGESGTGKEVVAQAIYHHSARANGPFQAINCAAIPDALLESEIFGHEKGAFTDAHRQRIGKLEQADGGTLFLDEVGDMSPMTQAKLLRVLQDQTFERVGGNTPITVDTRIIAATNHDLKQLVSEGLFRADLYFRLSVVTILLPPLREREDDIKILAEYFLRRYSSEFGKDIRTIAPETLEVLNQYHWPGNVRELENAMKQSLLTARGNVLLPDFLPPMAGELFLGDAQPETTDLVSERFVADRLNAGSTNLYHEAITIAERQLIRQVLTHTSGNQLKAANILGISRVTLRSKIKSLAIDINDFVR, from the coding sequence ATGCAAAGCCTGTTAGTCATCGACGATGAAGCGTCCATATTGAAGGCGTTCGAACGCGCCTTTGGAAGTGATACGACGACGGTTTTGACGGCAAGCAGTGGTGCTGAGGGGCAGGCTCTCTTTGTTCAATCCAAACCCGACGTCGTTGTCCTCGACTTGAGTCTGCCAGACACCAACGGCATCGAGCTGTTTACTCGCTTGCGTGAAATCGATCCACGCGTTCCCTTCATTTTTATCACCGGGCATGGGACGGTCCAATCGGCGATCGAAGCCACCAAGTTGGGAGCGTATGACTATCTGTTCAAGCCGCTGGAACTGGATGAAATCCGTAGCTTGCTGGAGAAGGCATTCAACCTGAGCCGTATGGTGAGGGTTCAACCGGTGCTGTCGGATGACGGGCAATCGCATGATGCGCTCAGCGACGCGATTGTCGGTCGATGCAGGGCGATGAAGGAAGTCTACAAGTCCATCGGCCGAGTCGCGCCGCAGAACCTGACCGTGTTGCTGCAAGGAGAAAGCGGCACAGGTAAAGAAGTCGTTGCGCAAGCCATCTATCATCACAGCGCTCGCGCCAATGGACCCTTTCAAGCGATCAATTGCGCCGCGATCCCCGACGCGTTGCTGGAAAGTGAAATCTTCGGCCACGAAAAAGGCGCGTTCACCGACGCCCACCGACAGCGGATCGGAAAACTAGAGCAGGCCGACGGCGGCACGCTTTTTCTGGACGAAGTTGGCGATATGTCACCGATGACCCAAGCCAAACTCTTGCGTGTCCTGCAAGATCAGACCTTTGAACGTGTCGGCGGCAACACACCCATCACGGTCGACACGCGAATCATTGCGGCAACCAATCACGATCTCAAACAGTTGGTCTCCGAAGGACTCTTTCGAGCCGACCTGTATTTTCGCCTCAGCGTGGTCACCATCCTCTTGCCGCCGCTGCGTGAACGTGAAGACGACATCAAGATTCTTGCCGAGTATTTCCTGAGACGCTACAGCAGCGAGTTTGGAAAAGACATCCGGACCATCGCCCCCGAAACTCTGGAAGTTTTGAACCAGTATCATTGGCCGGGAAATGTGCGAGAGCTGGAAAATGCGATGAAACAATCCCTGCTCACAGCCAGGGGGAATGTGCTGCTGCCTGACTTTTTGCCGCCGATGGCCGGGGAACTATTTCTCGGTGACGCGCAGCCCGAGACGACCGATCTTGTGTCCGAACGTTTCGTCGCTGATCGCTTGAACGCTGGTAGCACCAATCTCTACCACGAAGCGATCACGATCGCGGAACGGCAATTGATTCGACAGGTTTTGACGCACACCTCTGGAAATCAACTCAAGGCGGCAAACATCTTGGGCATCTCCCGCGTCACCCTACGCAGCAAAATCAAATCGCTCGCGATCGATATCAACGACTTCGTTCGTTAG
- the pgl gene encoding 6-phosphogluconolactonase, with translation MTPFEPFPDVPTLQSALVNDFCALARRCVEANGTFNVSLSGGSTPKVVYERLRDEDLPWASIHWFWGDERNVPHDHEDSNCRMVHQALLDHVPVPSGNVHPVPVQVNDPAAAALEYDQTLREHFAGQLPSWDLVLLGMGDDAHTASLFPETQALQCTDRLFVENWVPKFDAFRYTLCADAINSGQNIWFVITGSAKQAAMRQVLSTNHQPHLYPSQLIKPTQWYVSADAVPA, from the coding sequence ATGACGCCATTTGAGCCCTTTCCCGACGTTCCGACACTGCAATCCGCCTTGGTCAACGATTTTTGTGCGTTGGCTCGCCGCTGTGTGGAGGCCAACGGGACGTTCAACGTTTCGCTCTCGGGCGGATCAACGCCCAAGGTCGTGTATGAGCGACTTCGGGACGAGGATTTGCCATGGGCCAGCATCCATTGGTTTTGGGGCGATGAACGAAATGTGCCGCATGACCACGAGGACAGCAATTGCCGGATGGTCCATCAAGCCTTGTTGGATCACGTACCTGTTCCGTCTGGAAATGTCCATCCGGTTCCGGTCCAGGTGAATGATCCCGCGGCGGCGGCCTTAGAATACGATCAAACTCTGCGCGAACATTTTGCCGGGCAACTGCCGTCTTGGGATTTGGTGTTGTTGGGGATGGGCGACGACGCTCACACGGCTTCGTTGTTTCCCGAAACACAAGCGTTGCAGTGCACCGACAGGCTGTTTGTCGAAAACTGGGTTCCGAAATTTGATGCCTTTCGTTACACGCTGTGCGCCGACGCGATCAATTCCGGACAGAACATCTGGTTTGTGATCACGGGATCGGCCAAGCAGGCCGCCATGCGTCAAGTCTTGTCAACGAATCACCAACCTCACTTGTATCCCTCTCAATTGATCAAACCGACTCAGTGGTACGTTTCGGCGGACGCGGTTCCCGCATAA
- a CDS encoding endonuclease/exonuclease/phosphatase family protein, translated as MRTPSALLFIVLTLATDASAESIRVATYNLNWGNRRGDQVLDAIRTADPDLVCFQETTVQSERFLREHLVATYPHFHSVGHDGRYAGERFAFASKTELSDLKFTPPSAGLFGFYSAQLNRSGKAVHLVNVHLTPFQINRGSGLRDAMKALSTTEKKHVLEIERIVETIDSDQPTIVLGDFNSISTFEAPKLLAEKGLVDAYAANHDEADTHPTWSWPTQPLPLLLRIDYIFHSRHFRSIDSKIIHREGSDHSLVVAELEFASPERKPESSN; from the coding sequence ATGAGAACGCCCTCCGCTCTACTCTTCATCGTTTTGACATTGGCGACTGACGCCAGCGCCGAATCCATTCGCGTAGCAACCTACAACCTCAATTGGGGCAATCGACGTGGAGATCAGGTGCTCGATGCGATTCGCACAGCCGATCCCGACCTGGTCTGCTTTCAGGAAACCACAGTGCAGTCCGAACGTTTCCTTCGTGAGCACCTCGTCGCGACATACCCACATTTTCATTCGGTCGGACACGATGGACGCTACGCGGGGGAGCGATTTGCGTTTGCATCGAAGACAGAACTCAGTGATCTAAAATTCACACCACCGTCTGCCGGACTGTTCGGTTTCTATTCTGCGCAACTGAATCGCTCCGGCAAGGCGGTCCACCTTGTGAATGTTCATTTGACACCGTTTCAAATCAATCGTGGTTCGGGACTTCGTGATGCGATGAAAGCTCTTTCTACGACCGAGAAAAAACATGTCCTTGAGATCGAGAGAATCGTCGAGACCATTGATTCCGATCAACCAACCATCGTACTCGGTGATTTCAACAGCATCTCCACCTTCGAGGCACCGAAGCTTCTCGCCGAAAAAGGCTTGGTTGATGCCTACGCCGCCAACCATGACGAAGCCGATACACATCCAACTTGGAGCTGGCCGACACAGCCTTTGCCTTTGCTATTGCGAATTGACTACATCTTTCACTCGCGGCACTTTAGATCGATCGATTCAAAAATCATCCATCGAGAAGGATCGGACCACTCGTTGGTGGTTGCTGAGTTAGAATTTGCATCGCCTGAGAGAAAACCCGAGTCATCCAATTGA